A window from Cryptomeria japonica chromosome 1, Sugi_1.0, whole genome shotgun sequence encodes these proteins:
- the LOC131048858 gene encoding ABC transporter B family member 11 produces the protein MLKQGEDQNEGNHATGVASLNIEENSDLNSQMATRKEKDKNDSSTEGEKKEDSNKVVPFHKLFVTADSLDIMLMCIGSLGSMGTGVCLPIMTLLFGNLIDAFGSNKANIDKVVHEVSKIALEFVYLACGAGVAALLGVSCWMCTAERQAARIRSLYLKMILRQDIGFFDSETSTGEVIGRMSGDTILIQDAMGEKVGKFIQFITTFLAGFIVAFIRGWKLALVMLSMIPLLVVAGGSIAMVIFKLSSRGQQAYAEAANIVEQTIGSIRTVVPFTGERKSIKEYDKSLKIAYKAMAQQGLAAGFGIGSALSIMFAGYALALWYGSRLILKGSYNGGQVLNVIFAIMMGGMSLGQTSPSLSAIAAGRAAAYKMFETIDRKPDIDIYDATGLVLEDIQGDIELKDLEFRYPARPDVQIFSGFSLEIPRGTTAALVGESGSGKSTVISLIERFYDPQAGEVLIDGINIKKFQLKWIRQKIGLVSQEPVLFASTIKENILYGKDGATQEELKAAAELANAIKFINKMPQGFDTIVGEHGTQLSGGQKQRIAIARAILKDPRILLLAEATSALDSESERVVQEALNRIMVNRSTIVVAHRLTTVRNADMIAVVQHGSIVEKGSHSQLIINPSGAYSQLIHLQEVHQPKEQNVKDPDDLEIHQDSSKAVGRVGSQRSSSRRSVSRGSSGIGGSHRSFSFSYTFPAGVGIQETVAIEESSQPKGNRKRRDLFRFFRSNTKVDVESGQSDSEIDVPILRLASLNKPEILVFVLGSIAAAINGVIFPVFGLLLSSVIKVFYEPHHELRKDAKFWALMFVVLAVVSFIVAPTQMYCFSIAGGRLVQRIRSLTFAKVVHQEIGWFDDNKNSSGAISARLSTDAANVRSLVGDALSLVIQNLATITAGIVISFTANWQLALLLLAIVPLLGFQGYMQIKFMKGFTADAKVVYEEASQVANDAVGSIRTVASFCAEDKVINLYNEKCATPLKSGVEQGTIAGIGFGLSIFLMFCQYTVNFWVGAHLVKDGKTTFDDVFKVYFALSMAAMGVSQSAGLAPDLAKVKSSVNSVFKILDRSSKIDASEVSGTTIDNVKGDIEFQHVSFKYPTRPDVQIFRDLCLFVHSGKTVALVGESGSGKSSAIALLERFYDPDSGRILLDGIEIQQLQLKWLREQMGLVSQEPILFNDTIRANIAYGKEGVVTDEQIVAATEASNAHRFVSSLPQGYNTTVGERGVQLSGGQKQRIAIARAILKDPRILLLDEATSALDAESERIVQDALDRVMVNRSTVVIAHRLSTIKDADLIAVVKNGVIAEQGKHDDLFNKRDGIYASLVKLHKSSS, from the exons ATGTTGAAACAAGGAGAAGATCAGAATGAGGGCAATCATGCCACTGGAGTAGCATCCTTGAACATTGAGGAAAATTCTGATCTGAATTCCCAGATGGCTACACggaaggaaaaagataaaaatgaTTCTAGCACAGAGGGTGAAAAAAAAGAAGATAGCAACAAGGTTGTGCCATTTCACAAATTATTTGTCACCgcagattctctggatataatgTTGATGTGTATTGGTTCTCTAGGTTCTATGGGAACTGGTGTTTGTCTTCCAATTATGACTCTCCTGTTTGGGAACCTTATCGATGCATTTGGAAGCAACAAGGCAAATATAGACAAAGTGGTGCATGAAGTGTCCAAG ATAGCATTGGAATTTGTTTATCTTGCTTGCGGTGCAGGAGTTGCAGCTTTACTTG GGGTGTCATGTTGGATGTGCACAGCAGAAAGACAGGCTGCACGTATTAGGAGTCTCTACTTAAAAATGATTCTAAGGCAagatattggattctttgatagtGAAACATCGACAGGAGAGGTTATTGGAAGAATGTCAGGTGACACCATACTAATTCAGGATGCTATGGGAGAAAAG GTTGGAAAATTCATACAGTTCATAACCACGTTCTTAGCAGGATTTATTGTAGCTTTCATCAGAGGGTGGAAACTTGCCTTGGTAATGCTATCTATGATTCCTCTTCTTGTTGTAGCTGGTGGCTCTATAGCTATGGTAATCTTCAAACTGTCAAGCCGAGGCCAGCAAGCTTATGCAGAAGCAGCAAACATTGTGGAGCAGACAATTGGTTCAATTAGGACG GTTGTGCCTTTTACCGGGGAGAGGAAATCCATAAAAGAGTATGATAAGTCACTTAAGATTGCTTACAAGGCTATGGCTCAACAAGGATTGGCAGCTGGTTTCGGCATTGGGTCTGCTCTATCTATCATGTTTGCTGGATATGCATTGGCTCTTTGGTATGGATCACGTTTAATTCTAAAGGGAAGTTATAATGGTGGTCAAGTGCTCAATGTCATATTTGCAATTATGATGGGAGGAAT GTCGCTGGGCCAAACGTCACCTTCTTTAAGTGCAATTGCAGCAGGACGAGCTGCAGCATACAAGATGTTTGAGACTATTGACAGAAAGCCAGATATTGATATCTATGATGCAACTGGACTGGTCCTTGAGGATATTCAAGGTGATATTGAACTCAAAGATTTAGAATTCAGGTATCCTGCTAGACCAGACGTTCAAATATTTTCTGGGTTTTCACTGGAAATACCCAGGGGGACCACTGCAGCTTTAGTTGGAGAGAGTGGTAGTGGAAAATCCACAGTTATCAGTCTAATTGAGAGATTCTACGATCCACAAGCTGGTGAAGTGCTTATAGATGGCATTAACATCAAGAAATTTCAGCTTAAATGGATAAGGCAGAAAATTGGATTGGTGAGCCAGGAACCTGTCCTTTTTGCCTCTAccattaaagaaaatattttatatgGTAAAGATGGAGCTACGCAAGAGGAACTCAAGGCTGCTGCTGAACTTGCCAATGCAATAAAATTTATAAACAAGATGCCTCAG GGTTTTGATACAATAGTAGGAGAGCATGGTACCCAACTATCTGGAGGCCAAAAGCAACGGATTGCAATTGCACGGGCTATTCTGAAAGATCCTCGGATTCTTCTCCTAGCTGAAGCTACAAGTGCATTGGATTCAGAATCTGAAAGAGTAGTTCAAGAAGCTCTCAACAGAATTATGGTAAATAGATCAACAATTGTTGTTGCTCATCGTCTAACAACTGTCAGAAATGCTGACATGATTGCTGTAGTTCAGCATGGTTCCATTGTGGAAAAAG GTTCACACTCTCAGCTTATCATTAACCCTTCAGGTGCATACTCCCAGCTTATACATCTGCAAGAAGTGCATCAACCAAAGGAACAGAATGTAAAGGATCCAGATGATCTGGAAATACATCAGGATAGTTCCAAGGCTGTTGGTAGGGTTGGCAGTCAAAGGTCGTCTTCAAGACGGTCTGTAAGTCGTGGGTCATCAGGGATTGGTGGAAGTCATCGCTCATTTTCATTTTCATACACTTTTCCTGCTGGAGTAGGCATCCAGGAAACTGTAGCTATTGAGGAAAGCAGTCAACCAAAGGGAAACAGAAAAAGGAGGGATCTGTTTAGATTCTTTAGGTCCAATACTAAGGTAGATGTGGAAAGTGGTCAGTCAGATTCCGAAATAGATGTTCCTATTTTGCGTTTAGCATCTTTAAATAAGCCAGAGATTCTGGTGTTCGTACTTGGGTCCATTGCAGCAGCTATCAATGGAGTGATATTTCCTGTCTTTGGTCTCTTGCTTTCAAGTGTTATCAAGGTCTTCTATGAACCCCATCACGAGCTTCGAAAAGATGCAAAATTCTGGGCacttatgtttgtagttttagcagTTGTAAGCTTCATTGTGGCACCTACACAGATGTATTGCTTTTCCATTGCTGGTGGCAGGCTAGTGCAACGCATTCGATCATTGACATTTGCCAAAGTAGTTCACCAAGAGATTGGATGGTTTGATGACAATAAAAATTCAAG TGGTGCAATaagtgcaagattatcaacagatgcTGCAAATGTGCGTAGCCTAGTGGGAGATGCATTATCGCTTGTCATTCAAAATCTAGCAACCATCACTGCTGGCATTGTTATATCTTTTACAGCCAACTGGCAGCTAGCACTTTTGTTACTAGCTATAGTACCTCTTCTAGGTTTTCAAGGCTACATGCAAATAAAGTTTATGAAGGGCTTCACTGCCGATGCAAAG GTGGTGTATGAGGAAGCAAGTCAAGTTGCAAACGATGCTGTTGGAAGCATTCGGACTGTTGCCTCCTTCTGTGCAGAGGATAAGGTTATCAATTTGTACAACGAAAAATGTGCCACTCCTTTGAAAAGTGGAGTCGAGCAGGGAACTATAGCTGGAATTGGTTTTGGATTGtcaatttttttgatgttttgCCAATATACAGTCAACTTTTGGGTAGGGGCTCATTTGGTTAAAGATGGAAAGACAACTTTTGATGATGTTTTCAAG GTGTATTTTGCTCTGTCAATGGCTGCCATGGGAGTCTCTCAATCAGCAGGCCTTGCCCCCGACCTTGCAAAAGTCAAATCCTCTGTCAATTCAGTGTTCAAAATTCTTGACCGTTCATCTAAGATTGATGCAAGTGAAGTCTCAGGGACTACTATAGATAATGTAAAGGGTGACATTGAGTTTCAGCATGTCAGCTTTAAATATCCAACCCGTCCAGACGTGCAGATTTTCCGCGATTTATGCTTATTTGTTCATTCTGGAAAG ACTGTTGCTCTTGTAGGCGAGAGCGGAAGCGGTAAATCATCAGCCATTGCACTTTTGGAGCGATTCTATGATCCCGATTCAGGCCGAATATTACTTGATGGAATTGAAATTCAACAGCTTCAACTTAAATGGTTAAGAGAGCAGATGGGTTTGGTGAGCCAAGAGCCCATTTTGTTCAATGACACCATCCGCGCAAATATTGCTTATGGAAAGGAGGGCGTAGTAACTGATGAACAAATTGTAGCAGCTACTGAGGCTTCCAACGCTCACAGGTTCGTCTCAAGCCTTCCCCAAGGATATAACACAACTGTTGGGGAAAGAGGGGTACAATTATCCGGGGGTCAAAAGCAACGAATTGCAATCGCAAGAGCAATACTAAAAGATCCCAGGATACTTCTCTTAGATGAAGCTACAAGTGCCCTAGATGCCGAATCAGAACGCATAGTTCAAGATGCATTGGACCGTGTAATGGTAAACAGGTCCACTGTTGTTATTGCACACCGCCTTTCAACAATTAAAGATGCAGATCTCATAGCGGTGGTGAAGAATGGAGTGATTGCAGAACAAGGAAAACATGATGATCTGTTCAACAAGCGAGATGGAATCTATGCATCCCTGGTGAAATTGCACAAGTCATCCTCATAG